A genomic segment from Rhodopirellula islandica encodes:
- a CDS encoding peptidase → MCLQPFPTACLAVLSALMTLGWSSVGQSQGTVTWHSTAGSSVNAELLRIDDSKLYLQMEGNRSPVEVPLDSLTAESRLQAMQIWYNERDAKQFQMIRQHLPGMYERPGAVSRLLLEIHKAIPESPYAGIWAGVGLSEGENNLELSKRLLLQAIKRIEAQQEVMAGRHSMTLASARNNLGVVALKQQEANPAASSFIAGVQSSNVVSAVLEHNMQLLAQTDSQRSGLIELAPRLRSELLVTLASADVSTSKPNLKESLYYTLDFDLPIEAGAGNRKIEGLDSPSVFMELVAIGTGFVVSPGMVLTSTDVITNTESDGPKMLTVGSYQHGIFKTLTCKNCLMTAPKISARNGIVIRTNTTVGSVTRFRITPHRAGSSDAELAALHVPGLDLTPLCIADDTPGVASELKLYGYDPGQNLVKEGVQEFLGSVSTEPNRQGVQNVSNETTGGNRGGPLMGDDKAVHGIVFAMSKNELETGGRAFGARMIRSWFNRNVRTTSLTSVEDLPLEKRFDPKASVVPVFVWGVKSGNGLFSDVADGTGPSESLMIENTWCVACMGTAYQDCPNCVNGAQSYRKREVVSSSRISGDVYAPVVKKKRCPTCKGAGKLRCPHCDHGRLDTRRR, encoded by the coding sequence ATGTGTTTGCAACCGTTCCCAACCGCTTGTTTGGCCGTTCTTTCAGCGTTGATGACGCTGGGCTGGTCTTCGGTGGGGCAATCTCAAGGAACCGTGACGTGGCACAGCACGGCGGGATCGAGCGTGAATGCCGAGTTGCTCCGAATCGATGATTCGAAGCTCTATCTGCAGATGGAAGGCAATCGATCGCCGGTGGAGGTTCCTCTGGACAGCCTCACCGCTGAGTCGCGATTGCAGGCGATGCAGATTTGGTACAACGAACGTGATGCGAAGCAGTTTCAGATGATTCGCCAACATCTGCCCGGCATGTATGAACGTCCGGGGGCCGTCAGTCGACTGTTGCTGGAAATTCACAAGGCGATCCCCGAAAGCCCCTACGCAGGAATTTGGGCGGGCGTTGGTCTTTCCGAGGGTGAGAACAACTTGGAGCTCTCCAAGCGGTTGTTGTTGCAAGCGATCAAACGCATCGAAGCTCAACAAGAAGTCATGGCGGGGCGCCACTCAATGACCTTGGCATCGGCTCGGAACAACTTGGGTGTGGTGGCGCTCAAGCAGCAAGAAGCCAATCCAGCGGCATCGTCGTTCATCGCGGGGGTCCAATCCTCCAACGTGGTGTCGGCGGTGCTGGAACACAACATGCAATTGCTGGCTCAAACTGATTCTCAGCGGTCAGGTTTGATCGAGTTGGCACCGCGACTTCGCAGCGAATTGCTGGTCACGTTGGCGTCCGCTGACGTCAGCACGTCCAAACCGAATCTGAAGGAAAGTCTGTATTACACACTGGATTTTGATCTTCCGATTGAGGCTGGCGCAGGAAACCGCAAGATCGAGGGACTGGACAGTCCCAGCGTGTTCATGGAGTTGGTGGCAATCGGGACGGGCTTTGTCGTGTCTCCCGGGATGGTGCTGACATCCACCGACGTGATCACCAACACAGAATCCGATGGCCCCAAGATGCTGACCGTGGGTTCGTATCAACACGGCATCTTCAAGACACTGACCTGCAAGAATTGCTTGATGACCGCCCCGAAGATTTCGGCGCGGAATGGGATCGTGATCCGCACCAACACGACCGTCGGATCGGTCACGCGGTTTCGGATCACACCTCATCGCGCCGGTTCATCGGATGCCGAGTTGGCTGCGCTGCACGTTCCGGGTTTGGACCTGACGCCGCTTTGCATCGCCGATGACACGCCCGGTGTGGCCTCTGAGTTGAAACTCTACGGCTATGACCCGGGGCAAAATCTAGTCAAAGAAGGTGTGCAGGAATTTCTGGGGAGCGTGTCGACCGAACCGAATCGTCAGGGTGTCCAAAACGTTTCCAACGAAACCACGGGCGGTAACCGAGGCGGACCATTGATGGGCGACGACAAAGCCGTCCACGGGATTGTCTTTGCCATGTCAAAGAACGAATTGGAAACCGGTGGGCGAGCCTTTGGTGCGCGGATGATTCGGTCCTGGTTCAATCGCAATGTGCGGACGACCTCGTTGACCAGTGTCGAGGATCTGCCGTTGGAGAAACGATTCGATCCAAAAGCGTCTGTGGTGCCGGTGTTTGTCTGGGGCGTGAAGTCAGGAAATGGATTGTTCAGCGACGTCGCTGATGGCACTGGGCCGAGCGAATCACTGATGATCGAAAACACCTGGTGCGTGGCTTGCATGGGCACTGCCTACCAAGATTGTCCGAACTGTGTGAACGGAGCCCAGAGCTATCGCAAGCGGGAGGTCGTCTCCTCATCCCGGATCTCCGGCGACGTGTACGCCCCCGTTGTCAAAAAGAAACGCTGCCCAACCTGCAAAGGGGCTGGCAAATTGCGATGCCCGCACTGTGACCATGGACGCCTCGACACGCGACGTCGTTGA
- a CDS encoding HAD family hydrolase has protein sequence MPPSETDTASLLRPDDSGQLPLESVIAHDLAGRYEGLIFDCDGTLTNSMPLHYLAWHETMTRHGIEFPEPRFYAMGGMPSEKIIEVLSSEQGVTIDVDLATEEKEAAFIARIPEVERLAHVIEIAERHLHRIAMSVASGGMRDIVADQLRTIGVADWFPVLVGSEDTELHKPEPDVFLCAAERMGIDPKRCLVFEDSPLGFEAAQRAGMDWVDVRINA, from the coding sequence ATGCCTCCATCTGAAACTGACACTGCCTCGCTCCTTCGCCCCGATGATTCCGGCCAATTGCCGCTGGAGTCCGTGATCGCCCATGATTTGGCGGGTCGCTACGAAGGCTTGATCTTCGACTGCGACGGAACGCTCACCAATTCGATGCCGCTGCACTACCTGGCGTGGCACGAAACGATGACGCGTCACGGGATCGAATTTCCTGAACCACGGTTCTACGCCATGGGGGGGATGCCCAGCGAAAAGATCATCGAGGTGCTGAGCTCGGAACAAGGGGTGACGATCGACGTCGACTTGGCGACCGAGGAAAAGGAAGCAGCTTTCATCGCTCGCATCCCCGAAGTCGAGCGTCTCGCCCACGTCATCGAAATCGCCGAACGCCACCTCCACCGCATCGCCATGTCCGTGGCCAGCGGCGGCATGCGAGACATCGTCGCGGATCAACTGCGAACCATCGGCGTCGCAGATTGGTTCCCCGTGTTGGTCGGCAGTGAAGACACGGAACTGCACAAACCGGAACCTGATGTGTTCTTGTGTGCTGCGGAACGAATGGGCATCGATCCCAAACGCTGCCTCGTCTTTGAAGACAGCCCACTGGGTTTCGAAGCGGCTCAACGAGCCGGCATGGACTGGGTGGACGTTCGCATCAACGCCTGA
- a CDS encoding NAD(P)/FAD-dependent oxidoreductase: MSLPNMKDSYDCVVIGGGPAGCTAASIVAESGASTLLIERDPVPRFHVGESLMPECYWPLERLGLIDQVKRSGWQTKKSVQFVTHTGKESAPFFFREHDERECSTTWQVERSEFDKMLFDRASELGADCLDQTRLVDVHTEPGESPDQPVARAVVVRTADGTERTIRCQVVVDATGQQSFMAGKLGLREINPDLKKAAIWTYYRDAVRGEGDNDGATIILYTKSRDSWFWFIPQSRGVTSVGCVGDNDFLLKGRGTPEQVFEEELALCPGLQPRLANATRVAKITTAKEFSYMTRRHAGPGWVLIGDALGFIDPVYSSGVYFALEMGVRAGDAIVDGLKKDDLSAEQLGNWTEDFKEGASRIRELVHAFYNKDFSIGRFMKEHPEYRGNVTDLLIGRVFHEDAGKMFPALDRSIEMARANAMSKSDSMADTKPMST, from the coding sequence ATGAGTTTGCCAAACATGAAGGATTCCTACGATTGCGTGGTGATTGGTGGAGGCCCCGCCGGCTGTACTGCTGCTTCGATTGTCGCTGAATCCGGTGCCAGCACCCTGTTGATCGAACGAGATCCGGTGCCCCGGTTCCACGTCGGCGAATCGCTGATGCCAGAGTGCTACTGGCCACTGGAACGACTCGGTTTGATCGATCAAGTCAAACGATCGGGATGGCAGACGAAGAAAAGCGTCCAATTTGTCACTCACACGGGCAAAGAATCTGCCCCCTTCTTTTTTCGCGAACATGATGAACGGGAGTGCAGCACAACCTGGCAAGTCGAACGCAGCGAATTTGACAAAATGCTGTTTGACCGAGCCTCCGAACTGGGTGCCGACTGCCTCGACCAGACCCGATTGGTCGACGTCCACACCGAACCCGGCGAAAGCCCCGATCAACCGGTGGCCCGTGCCGTGGTCGTCCGAACCGCCGATGGCACCGAACGCACGATTCGCTGCCAAGTCGTCGTCGATGCGACGGGCCAACAGTCGTTCATGGCCGGAAAACTGGGGCTTCGAGAGATCAATCCGGATCTGAAGAAGGCTGCGATCTGGACGTATTACCGCGATGCGGTGCGGGGAGAAGGCGACAACGACGGCGCCACCATCATTCTGTACACAAAGTCGCGAGACTCATGGTTCTGGTTCATCCCACAATCCCGGGGAGTCACCAGTGTCGGATGCGTCGGTGACAACGACTTCCTGCTCAAGGGCCGTGGGACGCCCGAACAAGTTTTCGAGGAAGAACTGGCCCTGTGCCCCGGCCTGCAGCCACGACTGGCCAATGCCACTCGCGTGGCCAAGATCACCACGGCCAAAGAATTCAGCTACATGACCCGCCGCCACGCCGGCCCCGGCTGGGTGCTGATCGGTGACGCACTGGGTTTCATCGACCCGGTCTACTCTTCCGGAGTGTATTTCGCACTGGAAATGGGCGTGCGGGCCGGTGACGCAATCGTGGACGGTTTGAAAAAAGACGACCTGTCCGCCGAGCAACTTGGAAACTGGACCGAGGATTTCAAAGAAGGTGCGTCAAGGATTCGCGAACTCGTGCACGCTTTTTACAACAAAGATTTCAGCATCGGTCGATTCATGAAAGAACATCCCGAATACCGCGGCAATGTGACGGACTTGCTGATTGGGCGGGTCTTCCACGAAGATGCAGGCAAAATGTTCCCAGCCCTCGATCGTTCCATCGAAATGGCCCGGGCCAACGCCATGTCCAAATCGGATTCCATGGCTGACACCAAACCCATGTCGACTTAA
- a CDS encoding aminotransferase class I/II-fold pyridoxal phosphate-dependent enzyme, with translation MDLQQYFKNETPPRDHFVSVLRHWVQVRPNAPAFTFTDGEGSDQTLSYAELWEEVRGLAGYLQGRCGIRAGDRVLLLYPPGLDFVIGLFATHAAGAIAVPAYPPRRNRKASRIRSIVVDADARWALSTRSVVDQLSGNELHEDLVGVQLLGTDVPSKRDATHWRCPKLRNEALGVLQYTSGSTGSPKGVMLTQANLIANSELILHGFEPQSTIIGASWLPTYHDMGLVGGVLMPMFVGRHNILMSPMAFLQRPSRWLQTISRHQVTISGGPNFAYQLCVDKIRDEELEGIDLSSWEIAFNGAEPVRSSTLDAFTQRFGKYGFRHSSHLPCYGMAETTLIVTGGPIAPRPILQQFDGPALDEKAVRPAVEVSPAKDEQPGTDAETVIGSSKRATRELVGCGRVLPSERVLIVDPDTRQTLPPDAIGEIWVQSPSVGRGYWQRREQSTKTFAAMTSEGEGPFLRTGDLGFLYGGQLYVSGRLKDMIIVRGVNRYPQDIEATVEHASDVVQAGSVAAFAMNADSDETETGREKLIIVAETVRKRDLDWDDHLQSIRRAVTEDHDLPPDAIYLVRNSSVPKTSSGKIQRHACLHAVRDKELKVIAQWIRGEESSLQNAGLAGETMMKAAAASDAGGLDSVADPVVAEAIVSHVRAIAGERAGSIHPDTNIVLDLGLDSLERLEIARNLERTFGGRFPEQVLDEIETIGQIATAVERYLPAGALGRAEQFLAGRGDTQRDGDDDLVNTNANGEASTDGEGPLARVMQTPQVEPEDDVTQFAEYRRLKSTMRQMQLTGVPNPYFTVHDCVVGDKTIVDGKTLISFASYNYLGLSGHPEVSKAASDAIAKYGTSVSASRLVSGEKPIHGELERKIAKWVGVDSSITMVGGHSTNETTIGHLVGPGDLILHDALSHNSIVQGALLSGAKRRPFPHNDYEALDKMLTALRGQYRRTLIIIEGVYSMDGDFADVPKFVEVKKRHRAMLMVDEAHSFGTMGETGHGIAEHFDFDARDVDIWMGTLSKSASSCGGYIAGSEALVELLRYTAPGFVFSVGMPPGQVAAAIASLEVLEREPQRVHRLRQNSELFLNLCREAGLDTGDSGGTPVVPVITGNSLVALRLSNRLKKDGINVQPILYPAVDESAARLRFFITSEHSEEQIRFTVERTAHHYNDLSDSPAAPLRGTG, from the coding sequence GTGGACCTCCAACAGTATTTCAAAAACGAAACGCCTCCTCGCGACCATTTTGTCTCGGTTTTGCGGCACTGGGTGCAGGTGCGCCCGAATGCGCCCGCCTTCACGTTCACCGACGGGGAAGGCTCGGACCAGACGCTGTCCTACGCTGAATTGTGGGAAGAGGTCCGCGGACTGGCTGGGTACCTGCAAGGTCGTTGTGGCATCCGTGCGGGTGACCGGGTGTTGCTGCTTTACCCGCCGGGGCTGGATTTCGTCATCGGATTGTTCGCGACCCACGCGGCCGGTGCGATTGCCGTTCCGGCGTATCCGCCGCGTCGAAACCGCAAGGCTTCTCGGATTCGTTCGATTGTCGTCGACGCTGATGCGCGTTGGGCTCTGTCCACTCGGTCGGTGGTGGATCAGTTGTCGGGCAACGAACTGCACGAAGACTTGGTTGGCGTGCAGTTGCTGGGAACCGACGTCCCCAGCAAACGTGACGCAACCCATTGGCGGTGCCCCAAACTTCGCAACGAAGCGCTGGGTGTGTTGCAATACACATCCGGTTCGACGGGATCGCCCAAGGGGGTGATGCTGACGCAGGCCAATCTGATCGCCAACAGCGAGTTGATTCTGCACGGTTTCGAACCGCAATCGACGATCATTGGTGCGTCTTGGTTACCGACTTACCACGACATGGGATTGGTCGGCGGCGTGTTGATGCCGATGTTTGTCGGACGCCACAACATTTTGATGAGCCCGATGGCGTTCCTGCAGCGACCGAGTCGCTGGCTGCAAACGATCTCGCGGCATCAGGTCACGATCAGCGGCGGCCCCAACTTTGCTTATCAGTTGTGTGTCGACAAAATTCGCGACGAAGAACTCGAAGGCATCGACCTGTCGTCTTGGGAAATCGCCTTCAATGGGGCTGAGCCGGTTCGTTCCTCGACGCTGGATGCATTCACACAACGTTTTGGAAAATACGGATTCCGGCACAGTTCCCACCTGCCGTGTTACGGCATGGCGGAAACGACGTTGATCGTCACTGGTGGTCCGATTGCCCCGCGTCCCATTCTGCAGCAATTTGACGGGCCTGCACTCGATGAAAAGGCGGTTCGTCCCGCCGTGGAGGTGTCCCCAGCCAAGGATGAGCAACCTGGCACCGACGCGGAGACGGTGATCGGATCGTCGAAACGGGCAACGCGAGAACTGGTTGGTTGCGGCCGAGTCTTGCCCAGCGAGCGTGTGCTGATTGTGGACCCTGACACGCGGCAAACGCTGCCGCCCGATGCGATCGGCGAGATCTGGGTTCAGAGTCCTTCGGTCGGTCGTGGTTATTGGCAGCGTCGCGAGCAATCGACCAAAACTTTTGCCGCCATGACTTCGGAAGGTGAAGGCCCGTTCCTGCGAACGGGCGACCTTGGATTCTTGTACGGCGGGCAGTTGTATGTGTCCGGCCGCCTGAAAGACATGATCATCGTCCGTGGCGTCAATCGTTATCCACAGGACATCGAAGCGACCGTGGAACACGCCAGCGACGTCGTGCAGGCGGGGTCCGTCGCCGCGTTCGCGATGAACGCGGACAGTGACGAAACGGAGACGGGACGCGAAAAGCTGATCATTGTGGCCGAAACGGTTCGCAAGCGAGACTTGGATTGGGACGACCATTTGCAGTCGATCCGCCGAGCGGTGACCGAAGATCACGATCTACCGCCTGACGCGATTTATTTGGTTCGAAACAGTTCGGTGCCCAAAACCAGCAGCGGGAAAATCCAACGTCACGCCTGCTTGCATGCGGTTCGCGACAAAGAATTGAAGGTCATCGCCCAGTGGATTCGGGGCGAAGAGTCTTCGCTTCAGAACGCCGGTTTGGCTGGCGAAACCATGATGAAGGCCGCTGCCGCATCGGACGCAGGCGGTTTGGATTCGGTCGCTGATCCCGTGGTTGCGGAAGCGATTGTGTCGCACGTCCGAGCGATCGCTGGTGAACGGGCAGGATCGATTCATCCCGACACCAACATCGTCCTGGACTTGGGGCTCGATAGTTTGGAACGACTCGAGATTGCCAGGAACTTGGAACGCACTTTCGGGGGCCGGTTCCCCGAACAGGTGCTGGACGAAATCGAAACGATCGGCCAAATCGCGACGGCGGTGGAACGTTACTTGCCCGCCGGTGCACTCGGACGCGCCGAGCAGTTTTTGGCGGGGCGAGGCGACACGCAGCGAGATGGTGACGATGACCTCGTCAACACAAATGCCAACGGCGAAGCCAGCACGGACGGCGAAGGTCCGCTCGCTCGTGTCATGCAAACGCCTCAGGTCGAACCGGAAGACGACGTCACGCAGTTTGCTGAGTACCGTCGTTTGAAATCGACGATGCGGCAAATGCAATTGACGGGTGTGCCCAACCCGTACTTCACCGTTCATGACTGCGTGGTCGGCGACAAAACGATTGTCGATGGCAAAACGTTGATCAGTTTTGCCAGTTACAACTACTTGGGCCTGAGCGGTCATCCCGAGGTTTCCAAAGCCGCCTCGGATGCGATCGCAAAGTATGGGACCAGCGTCTCAGCCAGTCGTTTGGTCAGCGGTGAGAAACCGATTCACGGCGAACTCGAACGCAAAATTGCGAAATGGGTCGGGGTCGACAGTTCGATCACGATGGTCGGCGGTCACTCCACCAACGAAACCACGATCGGGCACCTGGTTGGTCCCGGCGATTTGATTCTGCACGATGCACTTTCGCACAACAGCATCGTGCAAGGCGCATTGTTGTCGGGTGCCAAACGACGTCCGTTCCCGCACAACGATTACGAAGCGCTCGACAAAATGCTGACCGCTTTGCGTGGTCAGTACCGTCGAACGCTGATCATCATCGAAGGCGTCTACAGCATGGACGGCGATTTCGCCGATGTGCCGAAGTTCGTCGAGGTGAAAAAGCGTCACCGGGCAATGCTGATGGTCGATGAAGCTCACAGCTTCGGAACCATGGGCGAGACCGGTCATGGGATCGCGGAGCACTTCGATTTCGACGCTCGCGATGTCGACATCTGGATGGGCACACTCAGTAAATCAGCCTCCTCGTGCGGTGGATACATCGCGGGCAGTGAAGCGTTGGTGGAATTGCTGCGTTACACGGCCCCTGGGTTTGTGTTCAGCGTTGGCATGCCTCCTGGGCAAGTTGCCGCCGCGATTGCTTCCTTGGAAGTGCTGGAACGCGAGCCCCAGCGAGTTCATCGGCTGCGTCAAAATAGCGAACTGTTCTTGAATCTATGCCGTGAGGCAGGCTTGGACACCGGCGACAGTGGCGGGACCCCGGTGGTTCCTGTGATCACGGGGAACAGCCTCGTCGCACTGCGATTGAGCAATCGATTGAAGAAGGATGGGATCAACGTTCAGCCGATCTTGTACCCGGCGGTGGATGAGTCCGCGGCACGTCTGCGGTTCTTCATCACCAGCGAACACAGCGAAGAGCAAATTCGCTTCACGGTCGAACGCACTGCTCACCACTACAACGATCTGAGCGACTCGCCTGCGGCACCGCTACGCGGCACGGGGTGA
- a CDS encoding RNA 2'-phosphotransferase, whose product MNKRLTRISKYLTFILRHEPQSIGLTLDADGFAPVEELVSKANESGKSITVEQVHQVVAGHEPPMFALSDDGQRIRVL is encoded by the coding sequence ATGAACAAACGACTCACGCGAATCAGCAAGTACCTGACCTTCATTCTGCGGCACGAACCGCAATCCATCGGTTTGACGTTGGACGCAGACGGTTTCGCGCCCGTCGAAGAACTGGTCTCAAAAGCCAACGAGTCCGGGAAATCGATCACCGTCGAACAAGTGCACCAGGTTGTCGCGGGGCACGAACCCCCGATGTTTGCGCTGAGTGATGACGGTCAACGCATCCGAGTTCTTTGA
- a CDS encoding class I SAM-dependent methyltransferase, whose product MTVNASEFFERHRVCNRSDAMAWQEIEIPDSIKKLPYHDSAEHLIDSANDAIEAFMLADETVIENFVTCDFHLLDQAMTWIDQNHLLAGNRFCELGAGFAVGAMLASLRGMEAVGIEIEPRLVAEAQKVADSLRNDAQIHCGSFVPRGVDELSEIAREVRNVDTEEGDIYDEIGLEIEDFDLFFAFPWPGENEFFETVVDARGSVGALLLTYRGREGMHLLRKV is encoded by the coding sequence ATGACGGTCAACGCATCCGAGTTCTTTGAACGCCACCGAGTTTGCAACAGGAGCGATGCGATGGCGTGGCAGGAAATTGAGATTCCGGATTCGATCAAAAAACTCCCGTATCATGATTCAGCGGAGCACTTGATCGACTCCGCCAACGACGCCATCGAAGCGTTCATGTTGGCAGACGAAACCGTGATTGAAAACTTCGTCACTTGCGATTTTCATTTGCTCGATCAAGCGATGACTTGGATCGATCAAAATCACCTGTTGGCGGGCAATCGTTTTTGCGAACTCGGTGCCGGGTTCGCCGTTGGCGCGATGCTGGCGTCCTTGCGAGGGATGGAAGCCGTCGGGATCGAGATCGAACCCCGATTGGTGGCGGAGGCTCAGAAGGTCGCTGATTCGCTTCGCAACGACGCTCAGATCCATTGCGGTAGCTTTGTGCCACGCGGTGTCGATGAGTTGTCCGAGATCGCTCGCGAGGTACGCAACGTCGACACCGAAGAGGGTGACATCTACGACGAGATCGGATTGGAGATCGAAGACTTTGACCTCTTTTTCGCGTTCCCGTGGCCCGGCGAAAACGAGTTCTTCGAAACCGTCGTCGACGCTCGCGGATCGGTCGGCGCGTTGCTGTTGACCTATCGCGGTCGCGAGGGAATGCACCTGCTTCGCAAGGTTTAG
- a CDS encoding sulfite reductase subunit alpha has protein sequence MTSFIPETAPFNEQQRAWLNGFLAGWTGITESVDGNAATAMAAGLPSADTNVEEEEDFPWHDDSLPIVDRMELADGKPLDRKLMAAMAQLNCGSCGYLCQTYSEAIASGDEKNVSLCSPGGKETKQMIKKLLAEAGDSVQPSSNGNGSNGSELNGAAANGAAAWSRKNPYSANLIESRPLNQEGSAKDTRHVAIDLVGSGIKYEVGDALGVYPTNCSDLCMQIVDRLATDSHVKVATPQGNTKTLLEALHEDCCLKDPTDELLELLVGRTPNADAQATLNHLLAEGVPDGFDVLDVLEVAGESTITATEFLECLDPLNPRLYSIASSMKAVGDQVHLTVGKVVYEREGRVRKGVASTMLADRVNCGESMRVFVQPNHGGFTVPEKDATPMIMVGPGTGIAPFVAFIQERAARKASGDNWLFFGDQHEAYDFLYESELTEHVHSGVLSRLDTAFSRDGDTKVYVQDKMRENAAELWAWLNRGAHFYVCGDATRMAADVDRALLQIITQEGGMSEDEGKAYLKTMTSEKRYVRDVY, from the coding sequence ATGACCAGCTTCATCCCAGAGACCGCCCCCTTCAACGAACAACAACGAGCCTGGCTAAACGGTTTCTTGGCGGGCTGGACCGGGATCACAGAGTCCGTTGATGGGAACGCAGCCACCGCGATGGCTGCCGGACTGCCCTCCGCTGACACGAATGTCGAAGAGGAAGAAGACTTCCCCTGGCATGATGACTCACTGCCCATTGTCGACCGAATGGAACTCGCCGATGGCAAACCACTGGACCGAAAGCTGATGGCTGCAATGGCTCAGCTGAATTGCGGTTCCTGCGGTTACCTCTGCCAAACGTACAGCGAAGCGATCGCGTCGGGCGACGAAAAAAATGTTTCTCTCTGCAGTCCTGGCGGCAAAGAAACGAAACAGATGATCAAAAAGCTCTTGGCGGAAGCGGGTGACAGCGTCCAACCATCCAGCAATGGCAACGGTTCGAATGGCTCCGAGCTGAATGGTGCCGCCGCCAACGGAGCCGCCGCATGGTCTCGCAAGAATCCTTATTCCGCCAACTTGATCGAGTCCCGACCACTCAACCAAGAAGGCTCCGCAAAAGACACCCGGCACGTCGCAATTGACTTGGTCGGGTCAGGAATCAAGTACGAAGTCGGAGACGCCCTGGGAGTCTACCCAACCAACTGCAGTGACTTGTGCATGCAAATTGTGGATCGTTTGGCAACGGACTCGCACGTCAAAGTGGCGACGCCACAAGGCAACACGAAAACTCTGCTGGAAGCACTGCACGAGGATTGCTGCTTGAAAGATCCAACCGACGAACTGCTGGAACTACTGGTCGGACGCACCCCCAACGCAGACGCTCAAGCAACTCTCAACCACTTGCTCGCCGAAGGGGTTCCCGACGGTTTTGATGTCCTGGACGTCTTGGAGGTCGCCGGGGAATCAACCATCACCGCGACGGAATTCCTGGAATGCCTCGATCCTCTGAACCCTCGCCTGTATTCCATCGCCAGCAGCATGAAGGCGGTCGGTGATCAAGTTCATCTGACGGTTGGCAAGGTCGTCTACGAACGCGAAGGGCGTGTGCGAAAAGGTGTCGCCAGCACCATGTTGGCCGACCGAGTCAACTGCGGCGAAAGCATGCGAGTCTTCGTGCAGCCCAACCACGGTGGTTTCACCGTTCCGGAAAAAGATGCCACCCCCATGATCATGGTTGGCCCCGGAACCGGGATCGCTCCCTTTGTGGCCTTCATCCAAGAACGGGCCGCTCGCAAAGCTTCCGGTGACAACTGGTTGTTCTTTGGTGATCAACACGAAGCGTACGACTTCCTGTATGAATCCGAACTGACCGAGCACGTGCACTCGGGCGTGCTCTCACGACTGGACACCGCATTCAGCCGCGACGGCGACACGAAGGTTTATGTCCAAGACAAAATGCGAGAGAACGCGGCGGAACTTTGGGCATGGTTGAACCGTGGTGCCCACTTTTACGTTTGCGGCGACGCCACCCGGATGGCCGCCGATGTCGACCGAGCCTTGCTGCAGATCATCACTCAAGAAGGCGGCATGTCAGAAGACGAAGGCAAGGCCTACTTGAAAACCATGACGTCCGAGAAACGATACGTCCGCGATGTGTATTGA